One Desulfatitalea tepidiphila genomic region harbors:
- a CDS encoding OmpA family protein — protein MKKLVLFAVMVFVMAAAPVAMASETTQDPAQLLVKGPEKAAALTYQTMETGRLLVSVTDADEEPLMGLTAADFSIRQGIKTAKILSVEPLATDKEVPLNIVMVVDNSQSMAHRKAIGPLKSALEAFYKTLRPIDNVSAVVFDDKHTQPIAGKALHVRSIEAGRVDQLRSFLEHNLDRGLTEGTYLHDAMLAAMDMARRMPQRSNKFLVVFSDGEDINSSVDENDVRRGAVGIPNLAVYAVDYMPSAAMDPFLQALPKEHNGRTWKAASAADLLPVFEAFSSTLLHRYIVSYRFLEAPTGHLAFAAPDLTIEEVTTIDSAPLLNHIYFDMGRSELSDRYMLFKSQAETAGFDEKQLKGAMEKYRHVLNIIGSRLKANPEAKVRLVGCNANIGKEKGRIDLSRSRAEAVRAYLRYVWGIDPKRFEVKARNLPEVASTNRIPDGQAENQRVEIYADNEAILDTVDSAYVQKVSNLNELRILPKIEAEAGLEEWQVELFCGGREIKTIKGQGGLPTDWSVPLEAALLEQISTCESVQMQVRATDKEANVLESREPVALPVHFVQRKEQMARIEGYRVLEQYALILFDYDSADIKDRNQVIMERIIARMNEVPEARATITGHTDTIGREEYNLALSDRRARAVHQSILAARPEFAERLEVKGVGPFDPLYDNGLPEGRSLNRTVTVTLEYMQR, from the coding sequence ATGAAGAAATTAGTTCTATTCGCGGTGATGGTCTTCGTGATGGCAGCCGCACCGGTTGCCATGGCATCCGAGACGACCCAGGACCCGGCCCAGCTGCTGGTCAAGGGCCCGGAAAAGGCCGCCGCGCTGACCTACCAGACCATGGAAACGGGCAGACTGCTCGTTTCCGTGACCGACGCCGACGAAGAACCCCTCATGGGGTTGACGGCAGCCGATTTTTCCATACGCCAGGGCATCAAAACCGCCAAGATCCTATCCGTGGAACCCCTGGCCACCGACAAGGAGGTGCCCCTCAATATCGTCATGGTGGTCGACAATTCGCAATCCATGGCCCACCGCAAGGCCATCGGGCCGCTGAAAAGTGCTCTGGAGGCCTTTTACAAGACGCTGCGCCCTATAGACAACGTGTCGGCCGTGGTGTTTGACGACAAACACACCCAACCGATTGCCGGAAAAGCGTTGCATGTCCGATCGATCGAGGCCGGGCGGGTGGATCAACTGCGCAGCTTTCTCGAACACAACCTGGACCGCGGTCTGACCGAAGGCACCTATTTACACGACGCCATGTTGGCCGCCATGGACATGGCGCGCCGCATGCCGCAGCGGAGCAACAAGTTCCTGGTCGTCTTCTCCGATGGAGAGGACATCAATTCCAGCGTCGATGAAAATGATGTCCGCCGAGGGGCCGTGGGCATCCCCAACCTGGCGGTTTACGCAGTGGATTACATGCCCTCGGCTGCCATGGACCCCTTCCTGCAGGCCTTGCCCAAAGAGCATAACGGACGCACCTGGAAGGCTGCTTCGGCGGCCGACCTGCTGCCGGTCTTCGAAGCGTTTTCCTCCACCCTGCTGCACCGCTATATCGTGTCTTACCGCTTCCTCGAGGCGCCGACGGGCCATCTGGCCTTCGCCGCACCGGATCTGACCATCGAAGAGGTCACCACCATCGACAGTGCGCCGTTGCTCAACCACATCTATTTCGATATGGGCCGCAGCGAACTGTCCGACCGATACATGCTGTTCAAGAGCCAGGCTGAGACCGCCGGCTTCGACGAAAAGCAACTCAAAGGCGCCATGGAAAAATACCGTCATGTCCTCAATATCATCGGCAGCCGGCTCAAGGCCAACCCCGAGGCGAAGGTGCGCCTGGTGGGCTGCAACGCCAACATCGGCAAGGAAAAGGGCCGCATCGACCTGTCCCGCAGCCGGGCCGAAGCGGTGCGCGCCTATCTGCGCTATGTCTGGGGCATCGACCCGAAGCGCTTCGAGGTGAAGGCCCGCAACCTGCCCGAAGTCGCCAGCACCAACCGCATCCCCGACGGGCAGGCCGAAAATCAGCGCGTGGAGATCTATGCCGACAACGAAGCCATACTGGACACCGTGGACAGCGCCTATGTCCAGAAAGTGAGCAATCTGAACGAACTGCGTATACTGCCAAAAATCGAGGCCGAGGCCGGTCTCGAAGAGTGGCAGGTGGAGCTGTTCTGCGGCGGCCGGGAGATCAAAACGATCAAAGGCCAGGGCGGACTTCCCACCGATTGGAGTGTTCCGTTGGAGGCGGCCCTGCTCGAACAGATCTCCACCTGCGAATCGGTGCAGATGCAGGTGCGCGCCACGGACAAAGAGGCCAACGTACTTGAATCCAGGGAACCGGTCGCCTTGCCGGTCCACTTTGTGCAACGCAAAGAGCAGATGGCCCGAATCGAAGGCTACCGCGTCCTGGAACAGTACGCCCTGATCCTTTTCGACTATGACAGCGCCGATATCAAGGACCGAAACCAGGTGATCATGGAGCGCATCATCGCCCGCATGAACGAGGTACCCGAAGCCAGGGCGACCATCACCGGCCACACCGACACCATCGGACGCGAAGAATACAACCTGGCCCTGTCGGATCGCCGCGCCCGGGCCGTGCATCAGTCGATCCTGGCAGCCAGACCCGAGTTTGCCGAACGGCTCGAAGTCAAAGGCGTCGGTCCATTCGATCCGCTTTACGACAACGGGCTGCCCGAAGGCCGTTCGCTGAACCGCACGGTGACGGTCACACTGGAGTACATGCAACGGTAA
- a CDS encoding PaaI family thioesterase, with amino-acid sequence MPSRSFEAIDPDYAQRVKESFYGQPFMRLVGGRLISVTPGHCEIQLPHKPELTQQHGYFHAGIIGTMADNAGGYAALTLTAPGKEVLTVEYKLNLLLPGNGKGLISRGRVIKAGRTLIVCQSDVFNVTENEEMLAATAIITLLPV; translated from the coding sequence ATGCCATCCCGCTCCTTCGAAGCCATCGATCCCGACTACGCCCAGCGCGTGAAAGAGAGTTTTTACGGGCAGCCGTTCATGCGTCTGGTCGGTGGCCGTCTGATCTCCGTCACCCCGGGCCACTGCGAAATTCAACTGCCCCACAAGCCGGAATTGACCCAGCAGCATGGCTATTTTCATGCCGGCATCATCGGCACCATGGCGGACAACGCCGGCGGATACGCGGCATTGACCCTGACCGCCCCGGGTAAGGAGGTGCTCACCGTGGAATACAAGCTCAATCTCCTGTTGCCGGGCAACGGCAAGGGCCTGATCAGCCGCGGCCGGGTCATCAAGGCCGGCCGCACCCTGATCGTTTGCCAATCGGACGTCTTCAACGTCACCGAAAACGAAGAGATGCTGGCCGCCACCGCCATCATCACCCTGCTGCCCGTTTAA
- a CDS encoding class I SAM-dependent methyltransferase: MEKKHDYEQSLKQHYQRPNLSVIISDALKAAGKQINSHEDTAALDEFHMRGRDATRELARLAGLVPDDAVLDLGCGLGGPARRLAAEFGCRVTGIDVMPEYIEAADMLTQMVGLAQQVTFRTANMLDMPFDTDSFDLVWSQHTFMNIEDKARLFAEIRRVLRPGGRLAFYEVLSGSETPVYYPVQWASDPSINFLLAEEELIEQITGAGFEQTHWQEMSSECARWFQNVVDRMGKRPKDAPPPVALNLVIGRTTAEKARNTARNLAENRIRVVYGVWRRS; encoded by the coding sequence ATGGAAAAGAAACACGACTACGAGCAATCCCTCAAACAGCATTACCAGCGGCCCAACCTGAGCGTCATTATCTCCGATGCGCTGAAAGCCGCCGGGAAGCAAATCAACTCCCATGAAGACACGGCCGCCCTGGACGAATTCCATATGCGCGGCCGGGACGCCACCCGCGAATTGGCCCGGCTGGCCGGCCTGGTCCCTGATGACGCCGTGCTCGACCTGGGGTGTGGTTTGGGCGGCCCGGCCAGGCGCCTGGCGGCCGAGTTCGGATGTCGGGTGACCGGCATCGATGTGATGCCCGAATACATTGAAGCCGCCGACATGCTGACCCAAATGGTTGGATTGGCCCAGCAGGTCACCTTCCGCACGGCCAATATGCTCGATATGCCGTTTGACACGGACAGTTTCGACCTCGTCTGGTCACAGCACACCTTCATGAACATCGAAGACAAGGCGCGGCTCTTCGCCGAGATTCGCCGGGTGCTGCGTCCCGGCGGACGACTGGCCTTTTACGAAGTTCTCAGCGGAAGCGAAACACCGGTTTACTACCCTGTGCAGTGGGCCAGCGACCCGTCCATCAATTTTCTCCTCGCGGAAGAGGAACTGATCGAACAGATCACCGGTGCGGGTTTTGAACAAACCCATTGGCAGGAGATGAGTTCCGAGTGCGCCCGGTGGTTCCAGAACGTGGTCGACCGCATGGGAAAGCGGCCCAAGGATGCGCCGCCCCCTGTCGCACTCAACCTGGTGATCGGCCGCACCACCGCCGAAAAGGCCAGAAACACGGCCCGAAACCTGGCAGAAAACCGGATACGGGTGGTCTATGGGGTCTGGCGCAGGTCATAA
- a CDS encoding MFS transporter — MGVFALVSAAFTNIYITQPVLPVLQAEFATSMVTASFSVSAVIFGIALFNLPFGFLADRLPIRPIITAGGTAVALGGLLCAVTHHLGLLITARFIQGAFIPALTTCLAAYLAKTLPAERLNVVMGSYVSATVLGGLGGRLLGGFIHPPLHWRYAFVSAAVLTLLAVWAALKGLPRRVSAGSSNQPQRISYWSLITRWDLLRIYLCAAGAFAVFSSIFNYLPFRLAAAPFSLSTEATTMLYLVYVMGIFMGPMAGRTSNRFGSGTTLVGGAAIFAISLLIVKMESISSVIIGLVGICTGFFAVHAAAVGALNRKLTGGQGRANALYVLFYYVGGWVGITGTGLIYSHKGWHAVVHTCLVVLMIPLMAGFAERKK, encoded by the coding sequence TTGGGCGTCTTCGCCCTTGTCTCGGCCGCCTTTACCAACATCTACATCACCCAGCCGGTACTGCCGGTGCTGCAGGCCGAATTCGCCACCAGCATGGTGACGGCCTCGTTCAGCGTCTCGGCGGTCATTTTCGGCATCGCCCTGTTCAACCTGCCCTTCGGCTTCCTGGCCGACCGGCTGCCCATCCGGCCGATCATCACGGCCGGCGGTACGGCCGTGGCCTTGGGGGGGCTTCTCTGCGCGGTCACTCACCACCTGGGACTGCTCATCACGGCCCGTTTTATCCAGGGCGCCTTCATCCCGGCCCTGACCACCTGTCTGGCCGCTTATCTGGCCAAGACCCTGCCCGCCGAACGGCTCAACGTGGTCATGGGATCGTATGTGTCGGCCACGGTTCTCGGCGGGCTGGGCGGCCGCCTGCTCGGCGGCTTTATCCATCCACCGCTGCACTGGCGCTATGCCTTCGTTTCGGCCGCCGTGCTCACGCTCCTCGCCGTCTGGGCGGCCCTCAAAGGATTGCCGCGGAGGGTCTCCGCAGGGAGCTCGAACCAACCGCAGCGAATCAGCTACTGGTCGCTGATCACCCGTTGGGATCTGCTGCGCATCTACCTGTGCGCCGCCGGCGCCTTCGCAGTCTTTTCCTCGATCTTCAACTACCTGCCGTTTCGACTGGCCGCCGCCCCCTTTAGCCTCTCCACCGAAGCCACCACCATGCTCTATCTGGTCTACGTGATGGGGATCTTCATGGGTCCCATGGCCGGTCGGACGAGCAATCGTTTCGGCAGCGGCACGACCCTGGTCGGGGGCGCCGCGATCTTTGCAATATCCCTGCTGATCGTAAAAATGGAATCCATCAGTTCGGTCATCATCGGCCTGGTGGGCATCTGCACCGGTTTTTTCGCCGTTCACGCCGCGGCGGTGGGCGCCCTGAATCGAAAGCTGACCGGCGGCCAGGGACGCGCCAACGCGCTCTATGTCCTGTTTTATTATGTCGGTGGATGGGTCGGTATCACCGGCACCGGATTGATCTATTCACACAAGGGATGGCACGCCGTGGTCCATACCTGCCTGGTCGTACTGATGATCCCACTGATGGCCGGATTTGCGGAAAGGAAAAAATGA